The genome window TGTAATATGGCTGGTCGTCGTTGAACAATGGAGAAGCAGCAAACTGCAGTACACGGCACTTCATCGCCATGGCAGCCGCCTTGGTCCAGTGTGCCTTCATGGTAGTGACATCATCATCAGAATAAGCAAAAGGAAGGGCTCCGGAATTGATAGCCTCATCATACAGCTTGAGGATGAAATTGAGTGTCTTCTCTACCGAAGCACGTGGCGCATCCAGCTTATCTCCGTTTACATCGTATGAGTGAGTAACCAGAGGCAGACCGCCGTACATGCGGAAGAGGTTGAAGTAGGAAGATGCAATCAGGCACTTCGCCTCAGCCACATACTGCTTTTTGGTAGCCTCATCCATATCAGGCACACGGTCGATATTCTCCATCAGGAGGTAGCAGGCATGCACCATCTCCCAGATGTTCTCCTTGTCAAAACCATAGATGGCGTTGCTGCTGGCTGCTGTCATGTAATCATCATACACCAAATTATAGATAGCAACTTTAGATGTAGGATTGTGCCAGCAGTCTGACATTGCCTCAATCTGACCACTAAAGTAACTGTGGGAGTTACCGTCACCCGCCTTGAAAGGCAGACCGTAGTACTGGTTCTTATAAATACCGGTCAAGAACTGCTGGGTATATTCTGCACTATTGAAGATGGTATCAATGGTAACATCGCCACCCGGAGTCTTTTCGATGAAGGAATCTCCAAACTTGATCTGCTCTGTACAACCCGTCACCGCAGAACCGATAACGGCCGAAAGAACGATTCCTCTGAATATATTGTTAAGTTTCATTGTATTTACCTTATTTATATATATTAATGTGTAATATATTAGAAGCCCACCTTCAAAGACAGCATATAGGTACGCTGCAATGGATAGGATGGTGCAGTGGTAGCACGTGCCTCAGGATCACCCCAGATATAAGGAGTGAAGGTAAGGAGGTTGTAACCGCTGAATGCCAGCTGCAACTGGTTCATACCCATGCGCTTCATGAACGGAGCGTTGAAATCGTAGGAAATCTGCAGGGTCTTCAGGCGCAGATACTTCGCATCCTTCTCATAGAGGGTAGAAGTGGCGTAGTTGTTGTCCCAGGCATCCCATGATGCACGTGGATACTTCGCACTCTGGGATGGATTATCGGCTGTCCAGCTGTTCTCCACCACATACTTCAGGAGTCCACCCATAGTGTTAGAGGTCTTGTTGTAGAATGGCATGCGGAACACACCATCCAGCATACGGCTCACGTTCCAGGCACCCGTCCACTGAGTATTGACAGACCATCCCTTGTAGCTGAATCCGAGGTTCAGACCAACCATATACTCAGGATCATCGGTATAGCCCAGGTCGCGGGTCATATCGTTCCGGTCTATCTTTCCATCGTGATTCAAATCCACATACACGGCATCACCAGGCTGGATGTTCTCTACCAGCTGGGTAGGGAATTTCTCGCCGAAAGTCTTCTCATAGAGTGCCGGTGTCTGCTCGTCGTAATAACGCCAGAACTGATACATGCTGCGGGCACCCAGACGATGGTTCTTTGCCATCTGATAAGCCTCTGGCTGCAGAGCCTCACCATTGTTGATCAGCTCATTCTGGTTGTAAGAGAGGTTGACACCTGCCCAATATCTGAAGTTCTTGCCTATCTTGTCCTGCCACTTCAGGGATGCTTCCCATCCCCAGCTGTTCACCTCACCATCGTTGGTGTAAGGCATCTTGAAACCGATGATGGTAGGTACATTGTTGTCAATCATCATGATGTCGGTACGGTGCTCGTAGTAGTAATCGAAGCTACCACGGAGCTTATCCTTCAGGAAGTTGATGTCGATACCATAGTCCTGCTTATAGGCGTGCTCCCAGGTGATGTCGGCATTGTGGCGCGCCATCTCGTAGGCTCCCTTCCATACGGTAGTGTTGTTAACACCGAAGATGTATCCATATCCATCACGGGTAGAAACATTACCATTATTGATGGCGAAAGGATCGGCGGTGTACATAAAGCGATTACCGTTCAGATTAGCATTACCTACCAGACCGTAGCTGGCACGAAGCTTCAGGAAGCTTACTGCCTTGGTGAGCGGCTTGAAGAATGGCTCATCGCTGACTACCCAACCCACAGACATTGCTGGGAAGGTTCCGTAACGCTTGCCCGGAGCAAAGTTCTCGGAACCATTGTAACCCACGTTGAACTCTGCCATATAGCGGTTGTTCCAGTCGTAGGTAACACGACCTACCAGACCTACCTGGCGGTGAGGCACATTGGTATAGGTGCTCGGATAATAGCTGCTGTCCTGATTGTAGAGCAGGATGGCACCCACATTGTTCAAACCGAAGGAACGGTTATAGTTAAGACCTGCCTCAAAATACCAGTAACGACTGCGACCGGTCTTCTCTTCATACTTCAACTGCTCTTCGTTACCATATTTCTTATATTTATAGGTACCGTCGTCCTGGAGTACAGGGGTATAGGTAGCCTTCTTGGCGTATGCATTCTTATTGATGGCGTAGGCACCATTGTAGGAAGCCTTCATCTTGAAAGAGAGACCCTTGGTAATCACATCGAGCTTCTGCTTCAACTGGAGGTCGAACTGCAGCTTGTTGTTGGTAGTCTTCATGAAACCGCCATTCACATCATTATTGCCGAAATAGGTAATACCGCTCCCCCCCACGAAAGGAAGCTGGTCGGTACCGCAATCCTCATACTGGGTCTCGGTAGCGATGTATCTGCCATTGATGATACCAGGACTGGAGAATGGAGTAGCCTGATAAGCCTCGTTGATCAGACCAGATGATCCCTGACCAGAATATGGCTTGTTGGCATTATCTACCTTACCTGCCAGATTGAAGGAGATGGTGGTTGTCTTGGTGACATCCAGGTCGAGGTTGGCACGGTAGTTGAAACTGTTATACTGATAACCGAAATCGTAATCCTGACCAAACTCCTTGAACAGACCACCCTGAGTATAGTAACCAACATTGATGAAGTAGCGTGCCGTCTTTGTACCACCGCTGATATTCAGATTGTGTTTACTCTGCATAGTAGCATCCTTCATAATGTATTCAGCCCACAAGGTGCTAGGGAAACGGACAGGATCACTTCCATCCTTGAACTTCTGGATAACGACATCAGAGAACTGAGGACTCAACGGATCACCATTCTTGCCATGCGAATTCTGGCGCATCATATTATGGAAGGTAGCATACTCGTAGCTGTTTGCCTGCTCTACCATCTTGGTAGGAGTCAGGATTCCCCATGAAGTAGAACCGCTGATCTTGGTCTTACCCTCCTGACCACGCTTGGTGGTAATCAGGATCACACCGTTGGCACCACGCACACCGAATACGGCTGTGGCAGAAGCATCCTTCAAAACGGTGATGCTCTCGATTTCCTCAGGATCCACATCGCTCATGCTTCGCTCTACACCATCCACCTGAACCAAAGGGTCGGCACCATTGAAAGATGCCTTACCACGAACAAATACGCTCGCAGCATCTGAACCCGGCTCACCGGAATACTGTACGGTGGTAACACCCGAAAGCTGACCACCGAGCACATTGTTGACATTACCAACAGGGGTACGGACCAGGTCTTCGCTCTTCACGCTGGAGAGGGCACCGGTAACAGTAACCTTCTTCTGTACACCATAGGCAACCACTTCTACAGCCTTGAGGGAAGTAGCCTCTTCTTTCAAGACCACCTGCATGCCGTTTTTGGCAACCACAGTCTGGGATACGAATCCAATGTAACTGATCTTCAACTTGGCACCTGGCTTCACGTTGAGAGAGAAGTTACCATCAAAGTCTGTTACTGTACCCTGGGTAACTTTCTGTCCCTCGATGATAACACTAGCTCCAATAACGGCTTCACCATTGGCATCAACCACTGTACCTTTTACGATACCTGTTTGCTGAGCTATAGCCGTAGTCGCTTTAGCAGAACCTGCGCCTCCGCAAAGAGGGGCAAGCATCAATGCCGTGCAAAACAAAGTTGCAGGCACTGCCGAACTTTTCATAAATAGCTTGTTATTCATTTTGTTTATTATGACGTTAAGATTTTATTTTTTTCGGTTCGACCATCTTGCTTCCAGCTTTAGAATAATGTTGTTTTTTAGGATTTCAATTATCTTGCTTTGCGATTGATGATCTCGCTTTGTTAGTTGCAAATCCTATTCTAAAAGGATTTCTGCTGCAAAACTATCAAATAACCTTGTTTTTCATATAATAAAATCGTTCAAGTATCATTATTATTATCCGAATATTTGTTTTTTATACATTTCAGCACAAAGTACATACTTTTTTGCATATATAATAAGGTATAGTGGATTTTTTTGCGTAATTTTGCCGATGAATAAGCTAAATGGCTCTGGAAGCAATAGCACCAGAAGATGAGCCAGGAGGCAAAATCCAGAAACAAAACAATGCATTATGCAAACCAGTAAATACCTTTTAGCAACAGAAAGAGACGCCGAATGGGGTCTCACCATCAGCACCGTGGGACGGGAAGAAATCGCCCCGGGAGAAGAATATCCTACCAAGGGTCATGCCGATGGATATTACTTCGATCTCCAGAAGGGAAGAACCCTCGATGAATACCAGCTTCTCTACCAGCCGGAAGGCGAAGGAGTGTTCTGTTCTGCCCATCTCCCGGAAACAAAGATCAAGGCTGGAGACATCTTCCTGCTCTTTCCCGGTGAATGGCATAGCTATCATCCATCAGGCACCAAGGGTTGGAAAAGCTATTGGATCGGCTTCAAGGGCAAGAACATCGACGACCGCGTGAAAGCAGGGTTTCTTTCTCCTGAAAAGCCAATCTACCATGTAGGTTACAGTAACGAGATTATCGCTCTCTACGAAGAGGCTTACAAAACCGCACAGGAAGAGGTTGCTTTTGCACAACAGACTATGGCGGGTATCGTAAACCATCTGATAGGCAAAATGTATTCTCTGGAGAGAAATATCGTGTTGAGCAAGGATACCAAGCATGTTGACATGATCAATAAAGCCCGTTTGCGTATCCGAGAATCGCTTGAAGATACGCTCACCATCCAGGAGATTGCGCAGGAACTGGGCATCAGCTACTCTTCTTTCCGCAAGCTCTTCAAGGAGCATACCGGATTCGCTCCCGCCCTCTATCAGCAGAATCTGAAACTGCAGAGAGCCAAAGAACTGCTGTCTACCACCGACGAGAGCATCAAGGAGATTGCATACCGGCTCAATTTCGAATCGCCTGACTATTTCTCTGC of Segatella copri contains these proteins:
- a CDS encoding SusC/RagA family TonB-linked outer membrane protein; this translates as MNNKLFMKSSAVPATLFCTALMLAPLCGGAGSAKATTAIAQQTGIVKGTVVDANGEAVIGASVIIEGQKVTQGTVTDFDGNFSLNVKPGAKLKISYIGFVSQTVVAKNGMQVVLKEEATSLKAVEVVAYGVQKKVTVTGALSSVKSEDLVRTPVGNVNNVLGGQLSGVTTVQYSGEPGSDAASVFVRGKASFNGADPLVQVDGVERSMSDVDPEEIESITVLKDASATAVFGVRGANGVILITTKRGQEGKTKISGSTSWGILTPTKMVEQANSYEYATFHNMMRQNSHGKNGDPLSPQFSDVVIQKFKDGSDPVRFPSTLWAEYIMKDATMQSKHNLNISGGTKTARYFINVGYYTQGGLFKEFGQDYDFGYQYNSFNYRANLDLDVTKTTTISFNLAGKVDNANKPYSGQGSSGLINEAYQATPFSSPGIINGRYIATETQYEDCGTDQLPFVGGSGITYFGNNDVNGGFMKTTNNKLQFDLQLKQKLDVITKGLSFKMKASYNGAYAINKNAYAKKATYTPVLQDDGTYKYKKYGNEEQLKYEEKTGRSRYWYFEAGLNYNRSFGLNNVGAILLYNQDSSYYPSTYTNVPHRQVGLVGRVTYDWNNRYMAEFNVGYNGSENFAPGKRYGTFPAMSVGWVVSDEPFFKPLTKAVSFLKLRASYGLVGNANLNGNRFMYTADPFAINNGNVSTRDGYGYIFGVNNTTVWKGAYEMARHNADITWEHAYKQDYGIDINFLKDKLRGSFDYYYEHRTDIMMIDNNVPTIIGFKMPYTNDGEVNSWGWEASLKWQDKIGKNFRYWAGVNLSYNQNELINNGEALQPEAYQMAKNHRLGARSMYQFWRYYDEQTPALYEKTFGEKFPTQLVENIQPGDAVYVDLNHDGKIDRNDMTRDLGYTDDPEYMVGLNLGFSYKGWSVNTQWTGAWNVSRMLDGVFRMPFYNKTSNTMGGLLKYVVENSWTADNPSQSAKYPRASWDAWDNNYATSTLYEKDAKYLRLKTLQISYDFNAPFMKRMGMNQLQLAFSGYNLLTFTPYIWGDPEARATTAPSYPLQRTYMLSLKVGF
- a CDS encoding AraC family transcriptional regulator translates to MQTSKYLLATERDAEWGLTISTVGREEIAPGEEYPTKGHADGYYFDLQKGRTLDEYQLLYQPEGEGVFCSAHLPETKIKAGDIFLLFPGEWHSYHPSGTKGWKSYWIGFKGKNIDDRVKAGFLSPEKPIYHVGYSNEIIALYEEAYKTAQEEVAFAQQTMAGIVNHLIGKMYSLERNIVLSKDTKHVDMINKARLRIRESLEDTLTIQEIAQELGISYSSFRKLFKEHTGFAPALYQQNLKLQRAKELLSTTDESIKEIAYRLNFESPDYFSAKFKIQTGMKPSDFRNMTR